The following proteins come from a genomic window of Prionailurus viverrinus isolate Anna chromosome D1, UM_Priviv_1.0, whole genome shotgun sequence:
- the LOC125146583 gene encoding LOW QUALITY PROTEIN: olfactory receptor 1440-like (The sequence of the model RefSeq protein was modified relative to this genomic sequence to represent the inferred CDS: inserted 1 base in 1 codon) yields MDSYLHTPMYFFINKLAFLDICYVSSTASKTLSDFFKKQKYISFVGGTMQYFFTLSLTECFFLVAMACDRYAAICKPLFYTAIISPILCVQMVVRSRVTGFFGSFIQLCALFQLHFCGPNVISHFFCDLPQLLIIFCSDTFSFQIGTSVLTVIFGLTSVLVIMIFYGYIAATILXITSSEGRSKAFNFCASHLIAVTLFYGSRTLVYLCPTSDDFLSPNKLTSVVHTVVI; encoded by the exons ATGGACTCCTACCTGCACACACCCATGTATTTCTTTATCAATAAACTTGCCTTCTTAGATATTTGTTATGTTTCCTCCACAGCTTCCAAGACGCTCTCAGATTTCTTCAAGAAGCAGAAATACATCTCCTTTGTAGGGGGCACCATGCAGTACTTCTTTACCTTGAGTCTGACTGAGTGCTTTTTCTTAGTAGCTATGGCTTGTGACCGATATGCTGCCATTTGTAAGCCTCTGTTCTACACCGCCATCATATCTCCCATCCTCTGTGTGCAGATGGTTGTGAGATCTCGTGTAACTGGATTCTTTGGCTCATTTATCCAACTGTGTGCCTTATTTCAGCTTCATTTCTGTGGGCCAAATGTCATCAGCCATTTCTTTTGTGATCTTCCCCAGCTGCTGATCATATTCTGCTCTGACACCTTTTCCTTTCAAATCGGgacctctgtgctcacagtgatCTTTGGACTAACATCTGTCTTGGTTATCATGATATTCTATGGTTATATTGCTGCCACCATTC AGATCACTTCATCTGAAGGCAGGTCCAAGGCCTTCAACTTCTGTGCTTCTCACCTGATAGCTGTGACTCTCTTTTATGGCTCACGCACCTTGGTCTATTTGTGCCCTACTTCTGATGATTTTCTGAGCCCAAACAAGCTGACCTCTGTTGTACACACTGTGGTGATTTAA